GCCTCTTGGCTGTCAGAGTGAATCCCGCCCGGCTCCCTCGCCCGCCGAGTCAACCCCGGCCTCGGTGACACTTGCGCAGCTCCTGCAGCTGGTCCAGCAGGGCCAGGAACTCCCCGGCCTGGAGAGGCGCCAGGTCGCGGCGACCCTTGACGAACCCACGGCGTCCCGACTCCCGCGGAGACCCAAGCCCTGGGAGGCCGCGCGCTCGGCGGAGCACCCGGCGCCACAGTTCCAGACTG
The sequence above is a segment of the Capra hircus breed San Clemente chromosome 23, ASM170441v1, whole genome shotgun sequence genome. Coding sequences within it:
- the C23H6orf226 gene encoding uncharacterized protein C6orf226 homolog, with amino-acid sequence MEPLGCQSESRPAPSPAESTPASVTLAQLLQLVQQGQELPGLERRQVAATLDEPTASRLPRRPKPWEAARSAEHPAPQFQTGDRRLADPPSGQRSRLEEPGSAVSEARCPLQL